From the Gammaproteobacteria bacterium genome, the window GTGCCCATATTAAGTGCGGTTCCGATTGGATCGAATTGGATATGCAAGGACGTACCCCGAAAGCCGTTTCCATTCACACCTCGCCATTTCCGGGTTTCCCCACGGATATGCAGGCCCAATTCATGGCCATGAATGTAGTGGCGGAGGGAGTAGGGATGATTACTGAAACGGTTTTCGAAAACCGCTTTATGCACGTTGAGGAATTGCGACGGATGGGCGCAAATATCCGCCTAGAAGGCAACACAGCAATCACTACGGGAGTAAAACGTCTCACTGGCGCCCCCGTAATGGCTACGGATCTACGTGCCTCGGCGGGTTTGGTATTGGCGGGTTTGGTGGCCGAGGGCGATACTATCGTAGATCGTATCTATCACATCGACCGTGGCTACGAATGTATTGAGGAGAAACTCTCTCAACTCGGGGCACGAATTCGGCGCGTACCTCGATAATGCTAAGTTGACACCCATTCGTCATTCCGGCAGGAAATGCCGGGATGACGGTATCACTCAAGAAAATGTCTCAATGAATACTCTTTCCGGTAAGGGTTGCCCCTGGCCGGCACGCCTCGACCTTCTCCAGAGTGCCACCGGTCTCTTCCTCGGTATGTTCCTGTGTCTGCATACGTTTCTGGTAGCCTCCATCCTAATTAGTCACGAGGCGATGTGGCGTGTGGCCCGATTCTTCGAGGGTTATTACCTCTTCGGACGACCCTACCCGGCGGTAGTATCAGTTCTTGCCGCTGTAATATTGCTGATTTTTATCACCCACGCGGCCTTAGCCCTACACAAATTTCCTGCCAATCTGCATCAATGGCGCGCCATTTGGCATCATACCCGGACCTTTCGCCACAGCGACACCACCCTTTGGTTGGTTCAAGTAGTGACCGGCTTTCTGATGTTCTTTCTGGGATCGGTTCACCTCTATTCGATACTCACCCATCCCGCCCAGATCGGACCTTTCGAATCTGCCGATCGAGCCTGGACCGGGAATTTCTGGCCACTTGATCTCTTGCTGCTTTTGGCCGTAATGCCGCACGGGGCGCTTGGCCTCTATCGTCTGGCCTTGAAATGGGGCTGGTCTACAGGGAATTCTCGGATGCGCCTCCGCCGGATCATGTGGATCGCCTATGCACTGTTTCTCTCCCTCGGCCTGGCCGCCTTGAGCAGCTATATCCGCATTGGGATCGAGCACGCCCCACACGCCGGAGAACCCTATATCTCGGTGCATCCCTTGGAATAGCAAAGAATCCCAGAGACTTCAGAAATATTTAACTTCATCAAGACGACCTGCGGCTGGACAATGAAAGTAATCTATAGCGATGTATTAATCATCGGTGGTGGATTAGCGGGATTACGGACCGCCATTGGTGTGAAACGTCGGGGCTTGTCGCCCATAGTGCTATCCCTTGTGCCGGTTAAACGTTCGCACTCCGTCGCGGCTCAGGGCGGAATGCAGGCAAGCCTTGGCAATGGTGCCTGGAGTATTCACGACAATGAGGATCGTCATTTCGAGGATACGGTGCGAGGCAGTGATTGGGGCTGTGATCAATTAGTCGCTCGTCTTTTTACCCACCTTGCCCCCAAGGCCGTGCGTGAATTAGCCGCTTGGGGGGTTCCCTGGAATCGAATCCAGGCGGGACGCCGTGAGACGGTGAAAGACGGGGCCCAGCAGTCTTTTACCGAACCACGCGCCGCTCACGGTCTGATCGATGCCCGCGATTTTGGTGGTACCCAAACCTGGCGCACTTGTTACACCTCAGATGGTACCGGTCACACCATGCTCTACACCCTGGGCGACCGCGCCGTGGCCGAGGAGATCTCGATCCATGAGCGCAAGGAGGC encodes:
- a CDS encoding UDP-N-acetylglucosamine 1-carboxyvinyltransferase codes for the protein MDMQGRTPKAVSIHTSPFPGFPTDMQAQFMAMNVVAEGVGMITETVFENRFMHVEELRRMGANIRLEGNTAITTGVKRLTGAPVMATDLRASAGLVLAGLVAEGDTIVDRIYHIDRGYECIEEKLSQLGARIRRVPR
- the frdC gene encoding Fumarate reductase cytochrome b subunit — encoded protein: MNTLSGKGCPWPARLDLLQSATGLFLGMFLCLHTFLVASILISHEAMWRVARFFEGYYLFGRPYPAVVSVLAAVILLIFITHAALALHKFPANLHQWRAIWHHTRTFRHSDTTLWLVQVVTGFLMFFLGSVHLYSILTHPAQIGPFESADRAWTGNFWPLDLLLLLAVMPHGALGLYRLALKWGWSTGNSRMRLRRIMWIAYALFLSLGLAALSSYIRIGIEHAPHAGEPYISVHPLE